TCTTTTCTTCTATTAGAACCTTTCTTTTTTCTACAAAGGCTTCTCTGTCTACGCCTCAAAAGTTTTTCAGACTGTCTAAAGTATTTAGGATTTTCAACGGAATTACCTTGAGAGTCTACCAGAAAATGTTTGATACCAACATCTATACCAATTTCCTGATTAGATATTGGAACTTCTTTAACAAGAACATTATCACAGGAAAAAGACACAAACCATTTATTAGTAGAACTTCTCCGTATAGTTACGGTCTTGATGTTGCCCTCTACAGGTCTGGACAGAAACAACTTAAACCTGCCGATATTTTTAACATAAAGGTATCTACCCTCAAGTTTCCATCCTGTTTGTTTAAGCGTGAAAGAATCATATCTATTTTTGGATTTAAAACGAGGAAAACCAACCTTGCCATTCTTTTGTTTAACTCTTTGAAAAAAGGATTTATATGCTTTATCAAGTCTTTGGATAACATCCTGCAAGACTTGAGAGCCTACAGCTCTATATTCAGCATAGAATTTTCTCAATACAGGCAATTGAGACATTTGTATATAAGCAGATACAGATTCTCCTTTTTCCTTATAAGCTTTTATTCTTTGTTCAAGAGATTGGTTATAGAGATTCCGACAGAGTTCAAGCCACTGATTACAATTAGCCTCTGTCTGTTTATTTATCTTGGCTTTATAGAGATATGTCTTTCTCATTTTCTGCTTTGTCCCTCTATATATTTTTTGATTGTTTCATTGCTGATATTCCCTGCTGTTGATACAAAATATGAACGTGTCCAGAGAGAAGGGAGTTTAAGCAAATGAGGAAATTCTTTGCGCAAGATGTTAGAACTGACACCTTTAAATGTTTTAACTATTTTATGAGCAGGTATCATAGGATAGGCAGATACAAAGATATGAACATGGTCAGGCATAATTTCAAGAGCAATAATACCAACCTCTATCTGTTTGGCTTTATCTTTAATAATTTGCATAAGCCTGTTTTTAACCTTGTCTACGAGAACAGGGTGTCTTCTTTTAGGACAAAATATCAAATGATAATTTATAAGATATACATGATGCTTGCTATGTCTATATTCCATGTCGATAATATAATATATATCAACAAGTTTGTCAAGAGCAAAATACAAGAAAGAAGATT
This genomic interval from Pseudomonadota bacterium contains the following:
- a CDS encoding RNA-guided endonuclease TnpB family protein, whose protein sequence is MRKTYLYKAKINKQTEANCNQWLELCRNLYNQSLEQRIKAYKEKGESVSAYIQMSQLPVLRKFYAEYRAVGSQVLQDVIQRLDKAYKSFFQRVKQKNGKVGFPRFKSKNRYDSFTLKQTGWKLEGRYLYVKNIGRFKLFLSRPVEGNIKTVTIRRSSTNKWFVSFSCDNVLVKEVPISNQEIGIDVGIKHFLVDSQGNSVENPKYFRQSEKLLRRRQRSLCRKKKGSNRRKDTRLLVAKTHEKIANQRKDFLHKVANHYINNFQTIFIEDLIIKGMVKNRHLSKSISDSSWGIFFNFLSYKAADADRVVVKVPPHNTSQICSACGEKVPKSLSVRIHKCPFCNTVLDRDHNASLNILRLGQSRQALTDRFQTAVA
- the tnpA gene encoding IS200/IS605 family transposase; translation: MEYRHSKHHVYLINYHLIFCPKRRHPVLVDKVKNRLMQIIKDKAKQIEVGIIALEIMPDHVHIFVSAYPMIPAHKIVKTFKGVSSNILRKEFPHLLKLPSLWTRSYFVSTAGNISNETIKKYIEGQSRK